Genomic window (Comamonas endophytica):
GAAAGCGTCCCGGCTCGAAACCCGAGAACAGGCGGATGGTCGCGCCGCTGCACAGCGCCGGCACCAGCTGCATGCCCGAGGCATGGGTGATCGGCCCCACCAGGCCCAGCAGCTGGCCGCTGCGCACGCTGTCCGGGCGCATCAGGAACTTGCGCAGCTGGGCCAGGCGGTTGCCGAAGGTCTGCATCGCCGCCTTGAGCACTCCCGACGAACCCGAGGTGTAGTGCAGCACCGCGACCTCATCGGCCGTGACGCGCTCGGCCGTGAAGGCATCGCTGGCTTGCGCCAATACGGCTTCATAGGAGGAATCGGCCGGCCCGTCGAGCAGCAGCAGGCGCGGCATCGCGCCCTGGATATGCGGGCGGAAGGACTCGGCGCGCTCGGCCGTGGTGACGATCACCGCCGCCCCGCTGTTGGCGGCGATGTCGCCGACTTCGGTGGGCGACAGCCGCGCGTTGAACGGCGCCTTGATGAATGCGCCCTTGTAGCAGGCCAGCTCGAGCTCGACGATCTCGGTGCAGTTGGGCAGGTAGATGCCCACGCGGTCGCCGCGCGCCAGGCCCATGCCGCGCAGGGCATTGGCCAGGCGGTTGGAGCGCCGCTCGAGCTCGGCGTAGGTCAGGCTGCGCGTGGCGCTGATGAGGGCGGTCTGCCGGGCGTAGCTGCGCGCGGCGCGCGAGACGAGTTCGCCGACATTGGCGATGCAGGGGGCGGGCTGTGGCATATGTCTCCTTTTTGGGCGCCCGGTCCGTGCCGGGCGTGGAGCCAATGTCCCAGAAGTCGGCGCCCTGGAGGAAATACCGTTTGCTGATGCCGCGCCATCAAAAAATCTGATGGACTGCCCGGTCTTTTCAGGACAGCAGCTCGGCCTGCCAGATGCCGGCCCGCACCAGCCGCGCGGTCTCCTGGGCCAGCGCATCGGCCACCACCTGGGTCGCGGCATCATTCAGGCGTTCCGCCGAGGTCGCCAGCGTATAGGCGCGCTGCAGCGCGGGCCGGGCCACGCGCGCGACGATCCAGTCCTTGCGGCCCTGGTGCGTGCTTTCGGCCAGCGAGCAGGCGGGCGTGAAGGTGAAGCCCGCGCCGCACTGGTAGAGCGAGCGGATCACGCGCGCCGAGTCGTGCTCGTGCACCACGTTCAGGCCCACGCCCTGGCGGCTCGCCGTCTCCTCCACCGCCTGGCGGATGGAAAAACGCCGCGACTGCAGCACCAGCGGCAGCTGCGCTGCCCGGACAAAGTCGATTTCCGGGTAGCCGCCCGCGGCCAGCCGGCGCAGCAGCGGCGCCACCGTGCCGTCGACGTCATGCCCGCAGATGAAGATCGATTCGCGCGCCAATGGCCGGCAGCGCAGGTTCTCCAGCTGCGGCGTATCGACCAGGATGCCGATGTCGGCACGGCGCTCGAGCATCGCCTTGCGCACCATCAGGCTCAGGTCGTCCAGCACGAACACGCGGATGCGCGGATGGCTGCGCCTGAGGCCGGCCAGCACCGGCCCGAGCAGCAGCGAGGCCAGCAGGAAGGGCGCGGCCACCGTCACCGAGCCTTCGGGCCCCTGTGGCAGGCGCTGGATGCGCTCGCGCAGCGCATCCGCGTCCGACAGCAGCCGCCGCGCATCCTCGTAGAGCTGCATGCCCGCAGGCGTAGGCGTCACGCCTGCATGCGAGCGCTCGAGCAGCTGGGCGCCGAGCTCCGCCTCGAGCTTCTTGATCTGCGCGGTGAGCGCGGGCTGCGCCACATACAGCGAGCCCGCGGCGCGCGACAGGCTGCCGGCCTCGAGCACGGCAATGAAATAACGGAGGGTGCGCAGGTCCATGGCGCTACTCTAGCGCGCGCCGGTCATTGCCCGATCGGGTGCCTGGCCGCTTTTAGCCGCTAAAAATCCTTGCCGGCTGGCCCGCATGCGGCCAGCCACGCACACAGGCGGCCTAGAGAAACGTCAGATCCGGCGCAGTCTCCAGCGCCCACAGCTGGCGCGAAACACTTTGCACGCCATCGGCGCCCAGCACCGGCGTGGCGAATTCCACCAGCTTGGATTGCAGGTCCTCGTCCGTCAGCGGCAGGTCCGGGTCGCCCTTGCGCGTGGGCTGCAGGAAGCCGTGCCGCGTGCCATCCTTGAGCGTGATGTCCACCCGGGCCGCGCGCTGCCCCGGGAATTGCTGGTCCAGTTCGGGATGGACCTCGAGCACCACGCGCTGCATCAATGCGCGCAGCGCCGGGTCGGCCAGGCGCTCGGCATCGAAAGCCGCCAGGCGCACGCTGCCGTGGAGCAGCGCCGTAGCCACCACATAGGGAATGCTGAAGCGCGCCTCCGCTGCCGTGGCGGGCTGCGGGTTGCCGGCCACGGCCAGCGCCGGCGCATAGGTGGCGACCTTGATTTCGGCGATGTCCGCGGCGTTGAAGCCATGCGCCTGCTGCAGCGCCAGCGCACCGTCGATGGGCGCGAAGGTATGGCCGCAGCAGCTGTGGTTCTTGAAGGTCATCGCGCAGATGTTGAAGACCTGGCCCAGGTCGGCAAGCACCGGCTGCCAGTCGGGCGCGTCGCTCATGGCCACGCCCATGCCCATGCGGCCCTCGAAGACATCCAGCGAACCGGTCACGCCCTGCTGCGCCATCGCAGCGGCGGCCACGCCGGCTTCGGCGGCGCGGCCCGAATGCAGCGGCTTGGACATCGAATCCATCTGGAAGGCCTGCTGCAGGCCGGCGGCAAAGGTGGCTGCGGTGCACAGCGCATGCGTGGACTGCGCTGGATCCAGGCGCAGCAGATACGCCGCCGCCGCCGCCGCGCCGAACGTGCCCGCGGTGCCGGTGTTGTGCCAGTAGCGGTAATGCGCGCGCCCCAGGATCTGGCCGATGCGCGTCGACACCTCGTAGCCGACGATGACGGCGCGCAGGAACTCCTCGCCGCCGGCCTGCACCTGCTGGGCCACGGCCAGCGCCGCGGAGATGGTGGGTGCGCCCGGGTGGTAGATCGCGTGCTTGAAGATGTCATCGACCTCGGCCGCGTGCGAAGCCGTGCCGTGGATCAGCGCGGCCGCCTTCACGGTGGCCTTGCGGCCCAGCGCCAGGCGGGCCAGGCCGCGGTCCAGGTCCTCGGCCATGGCCCGCTCCAGCAGGGGCGTGGGGTTCATCGCATACCCGGCAATCAGCGCCGCATACCAGTCGACGACGGCGCGCTTGGCATGGTGGATGACCTGCGCCGCAACCGGCCGGGAGTGGAAGCTGGCGCCGAAGTGGCCAAGGGTTTCGCTGACATGCATGGGATGGCTGGCAGGTGGTGTTGAAGGCTTCGAGCATATGCCGCAGCCGCCGCTCAAGACATATCTTTTTCTCATGTCTGCTCATCCAATTGGAACAACTGGCGCGCCCCCGCGCAGCGATGATCCAGGCATTCCCACCACTTCTTCGCATGGCCATGAATTTCGAACTCTCCGAGGAACACCAGGCGTTTGCCGACAGCGTCGCGCGCTTCGCCCAGGACAAGCTCGCGCCCGGCGCGCTGGAGCGCGCCCACGCCGCAGAATATCCCTGGGAAACCGCCCAACTGCTGGCCCAGCAGGGCCTGCTGGGAATTGCCTTTGCCGAGGAGGACGGCGGCCAGGGCGGCACGCTGATGCACGCCGTGCTGGCCATCGAGCAGATCGCCCTGGCCTGCCCCAAGAGCGCGGACATCGTGCAGGCCGGCAACTTCGGCCCGATCCGCACCTTCGTCGAATACGCCACGCCCGAGCAGAAGCAGCGCTTTCTGCCCGACCTGCTGTCTGGAAAAAAAGTCATTTCTCTAGGCATGAGCGAGCCCGATGCTGGGTCGGCCGCCACCGAGCTCAAGACCAGCGCCCGCGAGGACGGTGACGGCTGGGTGATCAACGGCAGCAAGGTGTTCTCCACCAACAGCCCCGATGCCGAGCTGTTCCTGATCTACGTGCGCTTCGGCCCGGGCGTAGGCGGCATCGGCTCGGTGCTGGTGGAGCGCGGCACCCCCGGCTTCGTCGTCGGCACGCCCTCGGCCTTCATGAACGGCGAGAGCTGGTCGCAGCTCTACTTCGAGGACTGCCGCATCCCCAAGGCCAACCTGCTGCTGGGCCCGGGCGGCTTCAAGAAGCAGATCTCCGGCTTCAACGTCGAGCGCCTGGGCAACTCGGCGCGCGCGCTGGCCCTGGGCCGCTACGCCTTCAACCAGGCGCGCGAGCATGCGCTGACGCGCCGGCAGTTCGGCCGCGAACTGTGCGAGTTCCAGGGCCTGCAGTGGAAATTCGCCGACATGTGGATGAAGCTCGAGCAGGCGCAGCTGCTGCTCTACAAGGCGGCCCTCGAAGGCGAGCACGGGCTGCCCAGCGCGCAGAGCACCGCCATGGCCAAGCTGGCCTGCAATCTGGCGGGCTGGGAAGCCTCGAACGAGGCCATGCAGGTCATGGGCGGCATGGGCTTCAGCCAGGAGGCGCTGGTCGAGTACTGCGTGCGCCGCACGCGCGGCTGGATGATCGCCGGCGGCTCCATCGAGATGCTGAAGAACCGCATTGCCGAAGGCGTGTTCGGCAGAACCTTTTCGCAGCGTCCGGCCAAGGCCTGACGCGCATTTCAAAGCCAAAAAGAAGGAGACAGGAATGCAGGCACGTACATGGATCAAGACCGCCGCGGCCATCGCCGCCGTGGCGCTTTGCGGCTCCGCCGCCGCCTCGGACAACTACCCCTCCAAGCCCGTGAGGATCATCGTCGGCTTCCAGGCCGGAGGGCCGACGGACGTGGTCGCCCGCCTGGTGGCCAAGGCGCTGCAGGACGAGCTCAAGAGTGCCTTCGTGGTGGAGAACAAGGTCGGCGCCACGAGCAACATCGCCTCGGAGATGGTGGCTGCCGCCAAGCCCGATGGCTACACGCTGCTGCTGGCGGCGGCGCCGCTGACCATGAACAAGTTCGTGTTCCCCAAACAGAAGTTCGATCCGCTGGCCAGCTTCGAGCCGGTCTCCAAGGTGTCCTCCGCCCCGGGGGTGCTGGCGGCCAGCCCCAA
Coding sequences:
- a CDS encoding LysR family transcriptional regulator, coding for MDLRTLRYFIAVLEAGSLSRAAGSLYVAQPALTAQIKKLEAELGAQLLERSHAGVTPTPAGMQLYEDARRLLSDADALRERIQRLPQGPEGSVTVAAPFLLASLLLGPVLAGLRRSHPRIRVFVLDDLSLMVRKAMLERRADIGILVDTPQLENLRCRPLARESIFICGHDVDGTVAPLLRRLAAGGYPEIDFVRAAQLPLVLQSRRFSIRQAVEETASRQGVGLNVVHEHDSARVIRSLYQCGAGFTFTPACSLAESTHQGRKDWIVARVARPALQRAYTLATSAERLNDAATQVVADALAQETARLVRAGIWQAELLS
- a CDS encoding MmgE/PrpD family protein, with amino-acid sequence MHVSETLGHFGASFHSRPVAAQVIHHAKRAVVDWYAALIAGYAMNPTPLLERAMAEDLDRGLARLALGRKATVKAAALIHGTASHAAEVDDIFKHAIYHPGAPTISAALAVAQQVQAGGEEFLRAVIVGYEVSTRIGQILGRAHYRYWHNTGTAGTFGAAAAAAYLLRLDPAQSTHALCTAATFAAGLQQAFQMDSMSKPLHSGRAAEAGVAAAAMAQQGVTGSLDVFEGRMGMGVAMSDAPDWQPVLADLGQVFNICAMTFKNHSCCGHTFAPIDGALALQQAHGFNAADIAEIKVATYAPALAVAGNPQPATAAEARFSIPYVVATALLHGSVRLAAFDAERLADPALRALMQRVVLEVHPELDQQFPGQRAARVDITLKDGTRHGFLQPTRKGDPDLPLTDEDLQSKLVEFATPVLGADGVQSVSRQLWALETAPDLTFL
- a CDS encoding acyl-CoA dehydrogenase family protein, coding for MNFELSEEHQAFADSVARFAQDKLAPGALERAHAAEYPWETAQLLAQQGLLGIAFAEEDGGQGGTLMHAVLAIEQIALACPKSADIVQAGNFGPIRTFVEYATPEQKQRFLPDLLSGKKVISLGMSEPDAGSAATELKTSAREDGDGWVINGSKVFSTNSPDAELFLIYVRFGPGVGGIGSVLVERGTPGFVVGTPSAFMNGESWSQLYFEDCRIPKANLLLGPGGFKKQISGFNVERLGNSARALALGRYAFNQAREHALTRRQFGRELCEFQGLQWKFADMWMKLEQAQLLLYKAALEGEHGLPSAQSTAMAKLACNLAGWEASNEAMQVMGGMGFSQEALVEYCVRRTRGWMIAGGSIEMLKNRIAEGVFGRTFSQRPAKA